A region from the Anomalospiza imberbis isolate Cuckoo-Finch-1a 21T00152 chromosome 23, ASM3175350v1, whole genome shotgun sequence genome encodes:
- the ALDH4A1 gene encoding delta-1-pyrroline-5-carboxylate dehydrogenase, mitochondrial: protein MWRRLRALRDCGRRWQHRPAIQVTNEPILEFKPGSPERAALQKALADLKGKTEDIPCVIGGEEVWTSTVRYQLSPFNHAHKVAKYCYASKELINKAINAALAARKEWDLKPVQDRAQIFLKAADMLSGPRRAEVLAKTMVGQGKTVIQAEIDAAAELIDFFRFNAKYALELEQSQPLSVDISTNSMVYRGLEGFVAAVSPFNFTAIGGNLAGAPALMGNVVLWKPSDTALLSSYAVYKILLEAGLPPNVVQFVPSDGPEFGDTVTSSEHFCGLNFTGSVPTFKRLWKQVSENLDRYRNFPRLAGECGGKNFHVVHRSADVGSAVNGTLRSAFEFGGQKCSACSRLYAPASLWPHIKEKLLEEHGKIKVGDPTQDFGTFFSAVIDDKSFARIKGWLEHARSSPNLTVLAGGGCDDSVGYFVEPCIVESRDPRDPIMREEIFGPILTVFVYPEHRYREVLELIDTTTPYGLTGAIFAQEKAVIEESLRLLRHAAGNFYINDKSTGAVVAQQPFGGSRISGTNDKPGGPHYLLRWTSPQAIKETHVPLGDWRYAYMQ from the exons atgtggcggcggctgcgggcgcTGAGGGACTGCGG GCGGAGATGGCAGCACCGCCCGGCCATCCAGGTGACCAACGAGCCCATCCTGGAGTTCAAGCCGGGGAGCCCAGAGCGAGCGGCGCTCCAGAAG GCCCTCGCTGACCTGAAGGGCAAGACCGAGGACATCCCGTGTGTCATCGGGGGGGAGGAGGTGTGGACCTCCACGGTGAGGTACCAGCTCTCG ccctttaACCATGCACACAAGGTGGCCAAGTACTGCTATGCCAGCAAG GAGCTCATTAACAAAGCCATTAACGCTGCCTTGGCAGCGAGGAAGGAATGGGACCTGAAACCTGTGCAGGACCGGGCCCAGATCTTCCTGAAGGCGGCTGACATGCTGAGCGGCCCGCGGCGAGCAGAAGTGCTGGCCAAGACCATGGTCGGGCAG ggcaagACCGTGATCCAGGCGGAGATCGACGCCGCCGCCGAGCTCATCGACTTCTTCCGCTTCAACGCCAAGTACGcgctggagctggagcagagccagcccctCAGCGTGGACATCAGCACCAACTCCATGGTCTACCGGGGGCTGGAG GGCTTCGTGGCTGCCGTGTCCCCCTTCAACTTCACGGCCATCGGGGGGAACCTGGCGGGGGCTCCGGCGCTGATG GGGAACGTGGTGCTGTGGAAGCCCAGTGACACGGCCCTGCTCTCCAGCTATGCCGTCTACAAGATCCTGCTGGAGGCAGGGCTGCCCCCGAACGTGGTGCAGTTCGTGCCCTCGGACGGCCCCGAGTTTGGGGACACCGTCACCAGCTCCGAGCACTTCTGTGGCCTCAACTTCACCGGCAGCGTGCC GACCTTCAAGCGGCTCTGGAAGCAGGTCTCGGAGAACCTGGACCGCTACCGCAATTTCCCGCGCCTGGCCGGAG AGTGCGGAGGGAAGAACTTCCACGTGGTGCACCGCTCGGCGGACGTGGGCAGCGCCGTGAACGGGACCCTGCGCTCGGCCTTCGAGTTCGGCGGGCAGAAATGCTCCGCCTGCTCCCGGCTCTACGCGCCGGCCTCGCTGTGGCCCCACATCAaagagaagctgctggaggagcacGGGAAGATCAAAGTGGGAGAT CCCACCCAGGACTTCGGGACGTTCTTCTCGGCAGTGATCGATGACAAG tccttTGCCCGGATCAAGGGGTGGCTGGAGCACGCCCGGAGCTCCCCCAACCTGACGGTGCTGGCGGGCGGCGGCTGCGACGACAGCGTCGGCTACTTCGTGGAGCCCTGCATCGTGGAGAGCAGGGACCCCAGGGACCCCATCATGAGAGAG GAGATTTTCGGGCCCATCCTGACGGTGTTCGTGTACCCCGAGCATCGCTACCGGGAGGTGCTGGAGCTCATCGACACCACCACCCCCTACGGCCTCACGGGGGCGATCTTCGCCCAGGAGAA ggctgtcaTCGAGGAGTCCCTGAGGCTGCTGCGCCACGCCGCCGGCAACTTCTACATCAACGAC